In Triticum aestivum cultivar Chinese Spring chromosome 5B, IWGSC CS RefSeq v2.1, whole genome shotgun sequence, the following proteins share a genomic window:
- the LOC123110741 gene encoding uncharacterized protein isoform X1, with product MLRGSLWRLLAVAVAVPAATRAVAALKAGRSLHRDFDDGRVVELALDRETGSRLESKDRYLFGRFDLDIRLVADESAGTITSFYEGSSGCEPGGGSARPSHGAAAADSLPASFVFMWICMASDVALPMTHLELLFVTPVDVPEFFFVVVGCCHKTCNSSKMQFSANRF from the exons ATGCTGCGCGGCTCCCTCTGGCGGCtcctggccgtggccgtggccgtgccggcggcgacgcgggcggtgGCCGCCCTGAAGGCCGGTCGGAGCCTGCACCGGGACTTCGACGACGGCCGGGTGGTGGAGCTGGCGCTGGACCGGGAGACGGGGTCCAGGCTGGAGTCCAAGGACCGGTACCTCTTCGGGCGGTTCGATCTCGACATCAGGCTCGTCGCCGACGAGTCCGCCGGGACCATCACTTCCTTCTAT GAGGGAAGCAGCGGATGCGAGCCAGGAGGCGGATCGGCTCGACCCAGCCATGGAGCTGCCGCTGCGGACTCCCTGCCGGCCTCCTTCGTCTTCATGTGGATTTGCATGGCAAGTGATGTTGCGTTGCCAATGACACATCTAGAATTGCTGTTCGTGACTCCTGTAG ATGTTCCTGAATTTTTCTTTGTAGTGGTTGGGTGCTGCCATAAAACCTGTAACAGCAGCAAGATGCAGTTCTCGGCAAATCGCTTTTAG
- the LOC123110741 gene encoding xyloglucan endotransglycosylase/hydrolase protein 8 isoform X2, whose amino-acid sequence MLRGSLWRLLAVAVAVPAATRAVAALKAGRSLHRDFDDGRVVELALDRETGSRLESKDRYLFGRFDLDIRLVADESAGTITSFYEGSSGCEPGGGSARPSHGAAAADSLPASFVFMWICMASDVALPMTHLELLFVTPMFLNFSL is encoded by the exons ATGCTGCGCGGCTCCCTCTGGCGGCtcctggccgtggccgtggccgtgccggcggcgacgcgggcggtgGCCGCCCTGAAGGCCGGTCGGAGCCTGCACCGGGACTTCGACGACGGCCGGGTGGTGGAGCTGGCGCTGGACCGGGAGACGGGGTCCAGGCTGGAGTCCAAGGACCGGTACCTCTTCGGGCGGTTCGATCTCGACATCAGGCTCGTCGCCGACGAGTCCGCCGGGACCATCACTTCCTTCTAT GAGGGAAGCAGCGGATGCGAGCCAGGAGGCGGATCGGCTCGACCCAGCCATGGAGCTGCCGCTGCGGACTCCCTGCCGGCCTCCTTCGTCTTCATGTGGATTTGCATGGCAAGTGATGTTGCGTTGCCAATGACACATCTAGAATTGCTGTTCGTGACTCCT ATGTTCCTGAATTTTTCTTTGTAG